From the genome of Coregonus clupeaformis isolate EN_2021a unplaced genomic scaffold, ASM2061545v1 scaf0095, whole genome shotgun sequence:
TCTCGTACGTCATGCCCCGTTTTTATGTTGGTTGATTTAAAAACAGAAACAGTTCCTAATGATAATTTACTGGTTAGCGTGGGAAATCTCAAAGGAATTATGTATCCATGTAAACAACACTCCTGCTTCTACTTATacaatgttgataacactaaagCTTGTCATGAACACTATAGCTGAAATGTcatataggcctaggctatatctaACTCATAGGCCTATAACGTTCATTGGTTTGAGAAATGTCAATGTAGTTGTGTAGAAAGGATACAAAAGTAAAATAGACAGAGGGTAAATGTAAAGATATTTTACTTAAATATATACTGTACAAGTAAAAAAGACAGTGAGGTTCAACCTGACTTAACACAATAACTTATAAATGGAATGCATTTCACATATGACTTttcaaagtaaaaaaataaaacaaatgtaaacaGGCAAAGCCATAACTACATGACACTTTATACAACTTGTTCAGAATTCCCCGAGTGTTATTAGTCTTATTATTGTGCACGTGGTTTCCCATGTCCATCATTGTCTGGAAACcaataaacaatgcaaaaataacTAACTTTTGAATATTTTCAACATGAAAACACATCAATGGTAGTTTACAAAGTTCGTCAATTGCTgtcccaacagtgcagtaaaagtTATGTTTGCTTTAACAAAGTAAAACAAATGTCCTCCCCATTATTGTCCAGTGTTTCTTTTATAGTCCATCGTTTTATAGTTTTCAAAACGACTTGATCTTGGACGTCAACATGAGTTGACAGCCGGAACTGACGTGTGTCATAACTTTCTGTTTGAGTTGAGCTACCTGCTCGCGCAGGACGGAAGCTGTGCTCGAGAGCCCGGCGTTGTCTGTCTTCAGAACCTTCACTTTGTCCTCCAGGCGAGAGATGCGCTCCAGCTTTCGCTTCCGGCACTTGGTGGCTGCCAGGCGGTTCCTGAGCCTCTTTCGCTCGGCCTTGATGCGCTCCTGGTTCTCCATGTCGATTGGGGACATGCCGCGAAGTGACTCGTCGTCACTGCTCTGCATGTCTGGGACGGTCTGGGGCTCCTCTTTCAGCCCTGAATATCGCTGTGCGTGTAGGCCTGCTCCGGCTAGCGAGTGCTGGAAGTGGTGGGATGGGTGCGCAGCGGCTTGGTGGTGCTGGTGCTGGTAATGGTGGTGAGGCAGGTAGCTGATGGTGGTGGAGGGGTAGCTGCTGGTTGCAGGTGTGAGGGTAGTGTGAGGGCCACAGCTGTTCAGGGTGGTGTACTCGAGGTGCTCCGGCTGCATGGAGGAACCAAACACGGTGGAGGCCACCGTGCACGTGGAGACTCCACCAGTTCCGATGGACACGTTCGGTGGCGGCATCTGGTTCATCTTGTGGAGGTCGTCCAGAGCTTTGACGAACCCGTCCGCGAAGCCCTCTTGCTCCTCTGTGATTCCCCGACTGTAGAAGTACTGCCCAGGTGTCGGTGTGGTAGTGATGACACCGTTGCTGTTCTGGATGATCAGTCGCTCCAGTTCAGGAGAGGCGAGCTTCAGCGAGCCGACTTCCGATGCGCTCCCGGTCGGATAGAATTCACTCTCGGAGCGCAGCTGAGCCTTGAGGCTTTGGTTCCGATAGTTCTCGGCGAAGTTCAAGTTCATGTTCTGCTTGAGGAGCTTGTAGTCGTGCAGGGCAGCGCCTGAATGACCATAAGCAGAAAGAAACGAGTCGTCATGATAGAAAGGCTGTTCCATTATTGTGGACATTATTCAAATATTGCTGGAATTCTTCAGTGTAGTAGCTGAATTTATACGTCCAAAAAAGGGCAAGCCCTCTCGAGTGTCTTTTCAGCAACCAAACGTTTCCGCAGAAGGTATATTATAATCAGCCCAAAGTTATCAAAGTAGAACAGAGCAAAACTTCCAAAATAGTGGAACTGTACTGTACCGAGTCAATAGTCGTCGGGTTTTTTTTTCTTGACAGTTGTATTCAAACTGATGTCCGGTGGCTAATTATTGGATTCCACACGGTCTTTTGTCCCGTTGATATTTCTTTGAGATCTGGAGTGTTGCGGTTTCCTCGATGGTCTAAACTCGTGTTCTACCAGTGTTCATGCAATACAGGCAATTTATACAGTTTAGAGTGCAAGAAACGCACCGATTGGTCAGCCCTTGTTCCACGCCCTGAAACGTCAGATGCTCGATGACGTTGTTGCCAGGAACTGCTGAGATAAACAAGACTTGCGAGAGAGGAAAGTGATAGGCTACGTATATGATTTTATACTTCTATCTGGGTTAAATTGTAGTGTTATTTGCTTCAAACCTCCACTTTCAGATTCATTTTGACTTCATATATTGATGTGGATATAATCTTGAGGGCTATCTTTACCGTTATAAAGGTGGCATTGCCAGTTGGATATAATattatattacattttacattttagtgatttagcagacgctcttatccagagcgacttacagttagtgagcgcatacattttcatactgcttCATCTTGTGGAGGTCGTCCATATTGATACATTTGAATACTCTACATGTATtgataggctacatttatttagtGCCTATTAGGGTCAATATAAGAAAATATCACTGACACATTTAGCTGATTGAAGATTGCCTTACAATTACAGCTTGGGTCATTTACCTAAGAAAACTATAGGTCTTCCTCAGGTTAAAAACACGACTATTTAGCCTATACAATGTCATTGTAGAACTTGTTGAACAGTAGCCAAATTCCACTTCCCATCGCCTTGTATCCACACAGTGTTCAATCGTGTTCTATTGATAAGGCGCGAGGCTGAGTCATGGCAACGAAATTGATAGCAAGTCCATATATGGTTATCCTGGCGCATCAGTTCCTGCTCCGTGTGAAAAGCGGGAAGCCAATCCCAGGTTGGACCGCTTCCAGGAGCAGGCCTCCGGGCGGGAAGAGGAGGAGTAGCCGTACTATACTTCGGGTAAAGCAGAGGGAGGGTGGGGTGTGGAGGAGAGCAGAGGCTAGAGTGGCAAGGTAGTGCGATATGTCCAGAATAGTTTATTCAGAACAAGAATAAGACTGGCACCATCACGATCACATGTGAAAAAGTGGTTCTGGCCCACAAAGGCCAGTAGGCCTATTCTTAAGTATTGGAGTCCTTCCTTTTCATTTTATGCATGGTGACGCCAGCCAAACTGTTATGAATTTATTATGGAGTGGAAAAGTAGTGTTATGTCCAGAATAACCAAATCAGAAGAATTGCTGACACCATAACAATGaaatctggagaaaaaaaaagtgttttgggATGCTTTTTATTCCTACAATCAACCTTTTTGGAGTCTTTATGTTTCCCTTTTACCAATGGAGACAGAGGCCAAAcagctttattttattttgtattaattgctgtaagcatttatttatttatttgtatttacatttttaagtcatttagcagacgctcttatccagagcgacttacaggagcaattagggttaagtgccttgctcaagggcacaccgacagatttttcacctagtcagctcggggattagaaccagcgacctttcggttactggcacaacgctcttaaccactaagctacctgtcgccCCATCATCATGATgacgggtcgagagtttcaagttccttggtgtccacatcaccaacaaactatcatggtccaaacataccaagacagttgtgaagagggcacaacaacgccttttccccctcatgagactgaaaaaatttggcatgggtccccagatcctcaaaaaattatacgactgcaccatcgagagcatcctgaccggttgcatcaccgcctggtatgggaactgctcggcatctgaccgtaaggcactacagagggtagtgcgtacggcccagtacatcactggggccaagcttcctgccattcaggacctacatactaggcagtgtcagaggaaggcccaaaaaattgtcaaagactccagtcacccaagtcataggctgttctctctgctaccccacgtcaagcggtaccgaagcaccaagtctagttccaaaaggctccttaacagcttctacccgcaagccataagactgctgaacaaatgatcaaatagccacccagactatttgcattgacaccccccctatactcagtaccggtaccccctgtatatagcctcgttattttattCTGTTACTTTTGTTTTAAATTTTGACTTTAGTttctttagtaaatatttttaaactctattttcttaaaactgcattgttggttaagggcttgtaagtaagcattgcatggtaaagtctacatctgttgtattcggcgcatgtgacaaatacaattgtatttgatttgatgacaCTTGAAAAGTGTGGTTTAGGCTTTTTTTTATCAACCTTGGGTATTTTATGCATGGAAAAGCCACGCCAGACTTTTAAATGTATTATAATATTAGCTGACATACAGCTAGAGTTTTACCTTGAGAAACCATGGTAGCAAACAAAACAGCAGTACCTGAGGCACGGAGGGAGCGCGTGGAGCAGAGCAGGAGACCCCTCTATCCAAACACCTGTTTTTGGTTCGAAGAGAAAGACGTCTCTGTCTCCTGAGTATGGTAATGAGGTCTGAATCATTCTCTCATCCAGAACAGAAGAACGATAAAATCGAACAATGCAGGCATCCGCCCACGCGCCTCTAGCTCTCCAAGTTCTATCTCCATGTTCGACTCGTCCCAACCTTCCACCCATATCCTCAGGTGGAGTAGCAGTCTACTATGCTGTCTATACCTGTATGCCTATCAGGGGAACATAACGTTTTCTGGCGATAACTCTTAAAAACACTTCCATTGTAATTTCCTTCAGTAAATACTTTTTATTGTTTATAATCAGATTTTTGGCAGCCAGCAACAAGCAAATGTGCTCAGTATGCATGTTTTAATATCATTTCCATCTTTCTGTGTACTCCGTTTTTGTAGGACAATTTGTCATATGCAAAGAAATATGACAAATATGTCAGTTAGGCACTGACACATTTCCTGACAACAATATGACCACAGACCTTGCAAAGTGTAGATAAGATAGCCTAAGCAGAAAATACTTATAGCCAATAATCGATGACTTACTTGTATTATGATTGGACTTAAAATCATCAGTTCAGTGCGTCCTCTAAGATATTATGAATTGATTATGGCCATAAAGTGATGAGTAAAATGTGTTAGTTATTTACAGATGAATGTTATGGTTATATTTCGTCTAGGCAAATTAATGAGTAAGCACATTGTTTGTACTATAAAGACACTCATAGTAAAATTATGAGATGAGTTTGGAGGGGAAACACCATAACGATGTTGTGGCTAGACAGAAACATAGTTGTAAGCAAAGTTGTTTGATAACTTCTATCAAAATTGTGTTCAGGAAACCAACTTCCTATAGGCTTACCATTACTACCGAGCATCTGCCATGTCTTTTGTGGTGCACCCAATTCTGCAACTTTTTGTGCTATTTTTAGGCAACTTAGATATCAAAATGTTCAGTAAGATATGCACCTCATGAATTGATCCCTTGTGGTAATCTGAAAGGGGAAAAAATAAGATGAATACATCTACAATTAGAAaggaaattattttttcccctatGAGAAATGTTTTCAGAAATATCTCCATTGATTCTTTTTCTCAAGCCAATGCTGACTCTTAATATTTTCCTTTATGGGAACTAATGCTAGACCTAAGTGGTGGTCAGCCCATGGGTCCAGCCCATAGGACATGTCAATTAGAGGTCACCCCTACACACATACTCATCTACATGAACCAGTGACCTTATCTACATCtgttctccttctctcctgtcaGTGAGTCAATTCAGAGGAACAGCATGATGCATAGCGGCTCTTTCTTTGATTCCTTGCATCTTCTCTCCACACCCCCTTCTCAATATGCATAGGAGGAGAAGGTTCGAGGGGAGTGAACTTGGATCCTCTCCTCCAATGTAGtttgagaaggagatgaggaCGTGAGGAATTAAGGAAATATTAATTGAGAAACAGCCAGTCACCACAGCAGTGGTCAACTCTTGACTTGAGAGAGGTCACTGACCAGTCTGACCTCATTCATTGAAAGGTCAAGAAGATTGTCAGAAATCAATAGGGATCTTGTTCATTGCGGGCCTATGATCTGTGACATGGTTTAACATTTTTGGGGGTCCTACATAATGAGTGGTTATTAATAAGTAATTACTCACTCTAGTTATAGGCCTAATAATGACTGAGTGAGTCATGGAGTGGTCATAGAGGTGCACTGTTTCCGGTTTCTTAAGATAGACATTTATTCTTGTTTTGCTTCCGTTTACTCAATGTATTCAATATTTCATTAGAAAACAGGTATTTTCAGCACTTTATCAAGATTTCTCCTGAACACAAATAGAATACCCTTATTTCCACCTTCTTTCTCTCACACTCATCACATGCATAAGCACACAGACTCACTTgcgcacactctctctcacacacacacacacacacatcacatgcatgcccaaacacacacacacagttcacagcTCATACAGGCGATTTTGTCATTTTTGTTGAGTGAAAGGGTAATTTAGGATGACAGATTTCATTTGCTTTTTGAGAAGGTGAAAGATGGGAAGAAAAAGTAGGGAGGAAAAGACAGTAAAACCGTAGAGCCCTGTGGTGTTAATCACTCACGGTGGTGAGCATGatgcaggcgtgtgtgtgtgtgagcatgcatgAGGCCTGTGGCAGAGCTGTAGGAAAAGAGGGGCACTTAAACCTGGTCACTCACTATTAGTACATCACTGGGCCCAAACATCACTGCCCTGCCATGGGTGCTACTGTAGCACTCTGCCCTGGGCTGGGTTGAAGggctggagagagggaaagaggggtaaAGAAGGAGAGCTGGAGTGAGAGGAAGATATGCTAAGAGCTAGACCTTAGCAGCACTCTGCCCTGGgctgcagagaaagagagagagattatgaagtatagagaagaggagagatggagtaAGAGAAGAACATTGTATGAGAAAACGGAAGGAGAGTGGTAAGGTCAGGCAAGGCTTTGAAAGAGAATGAGGAAAGGATGCAGCATGCTTAGGCaggctagcctagctaaataggatgactaaaaacagtacagtatggggagcaGAGAACTTTTgtttggctgctactgcctgagcagagatgagatggtgacttttaaggaatgaaaaatgataaaagtaatatacacaactgaaatattgtattatttaatAGTAATTTATAATTTTACTATTGATACCTTACCCAATGTgaacctgacagagacaatggaatatttgAAATGTTTTGGCGATTGCATGTTCACTATTCTTGGCTTTGGAATTGCCATTGAAAAGCTCTAAAATCATTTTAAAGGCATTTCCTAATGCATTTAATGTTCACATTTTTTTTCTCGAAACGAACCGACCTCAAAGCacgttaatcactcagcactacctTGATGACAAAGAGAGATTGATGGTTAAGCATTCTCTCACAATGAATGGCTTAGTAATAGAAAGAGGCACGTATGTTAAGATCTATTTGATCGTGAGTCACAGAATTTGGGGGCGAAAGAAACTCATCTGAAATGTTCAGTAAATGGAGGTGTATCCTGTGCATGCCATCACTAACAGTATTGTGCCTTCATGTACTGTAAACCAAATCCATTTGTTTGTGTTCTCTGTCCGTTGTATGTCATTAGTTCGCTTACTCCAAAGTTGTGTCCTCAGTTAGTAAAGGACAAAACAATAAAGCTGCCTGAAGGAGCATGATGTCTATTTGGCCTTCACAATGATGACAGTtttctacctccctccatccatccctcccttctcTTATGCCCCCAGTtcccctatccctccctccctccatctctccttcctcctatgCCTCTAGTTCCAAACTTCCCCCTTCACAATGAATATTTCTacttcctctttctcttcctccctcctcttttgCCCCCGGTTCACCTTCTGAGTCAGGCGCTTGACGAACACTTAACACTGGCCATCGCAGTTAAATGAACCAGAACAAATCTCATCTACTCCCCACTACATGTCTTCTTCTCTGGCAAGGTCTTCTCTGCTCCAAGTGCAGTGAACCAGAAATGGCCTGGAAGGTGCAGTGATTCAGGTAGCGGTGTCCGCCAGGGCACTTTCCCCGCCAGGACAACAGAGGAGAACTTGCTCACGTCCCTCATTCAGCAAATTAAGTCAGAGAACGCTTGTTAGGGGTTAGTAAAGGGGCTAGTCAGCGACTCAGCCTTAAGTGCGTGGGGGTCACGAACTAGAATTAGAGATTTTTCTTTTTAAATTATTTACCCCACCCTATTcgacccctccctctcttccttttctcAAACCTCCTTTTCCCTCTGTCGTCGTTATCTGTCCGCCCGTGAGAAAATGAGATTTTGTGTACGTAATCGCTTTAATGAAGTTAAAGCACCGTTGCGGTTGAATCTGCGTATCCTCGTTCCATAGCTCCCAGTGAAGTGCTAAGGAGCCTTGTAGCAGTGAGAGACCTTTAGCACAAGACAGGAGGAGGCCAAATGAGCAGCGCAGAGCGCAACAGTGAAAAGACGGTCGGCCCAAACTGTCCCCTCAGGCCCAGGGGCTGATGAGATACATATGGAGCTGTCCTTCCCGCTCCTCTTCCATCTCCCTAGCTGTCGCTCTGCCAGCCTGTAACAAGGCAAACAGTAGTAGGTTATTGTATGTGCTGGATTTATCATTTGATTTAAATCACGCTAATTTGATTTAATTGAGTTGAATTGTGGCTGCCATTTTGTTTTTCATAAAGAGATTCGTTTTGGATTGCTGTGTAGGGAATAGTGAGGGAGGGTGGAGGCTCCAGAATGTTTATTTTCTCACACATTTAGAATGACCTTTCATTAGAATGACCTTTCATTAcatttttaaacctaacctttacAAGGTCTAAAACAGGTTATTCCAGAGTTCAAACAACTCATCCTGCATTAAATTGGTTTGTGAGCCGCATTTGATCACACTGTTTGTTTGAGACCCCTGCTGTAAGAGACCCCTGCTGTAAGGTGAAAAGCACCATGCATttctcaactcttccattataacaGTTAGACACGGTTTATCATTGGACTGCTATGGTACAATGTCAAGGTGATATCTACAGAGGGTTATAGAGGTCACGGGTTGCCATGGGGGGTACATTATGAAGGGGTCATGGCCAGGTCAAGGGAGATGATGTTATACgtaacgcagagagagagagtgaatgattGAGAGATGTGAGTAAGTAGTAACTCCCACACTCCACTCCAAACACACCCAAACAATGCTCATCATAGTCATGCTACTTTTAAAGTGTTGTAGACTAGACTCTAGAGTGACTAATGGAATGTTGGTCCACATGATGATCTTGGCCAACTGCCAGTCATAGATAGCGTAATGGTAGCCTAGTATCAATGTATTAGTGTAGGCTTACAATTGTATTTACAGGTACATcattctggatttatttgtttcATATTGTATAGGAAGTTAGGAACTGCTTTTAGTTTGTTCATTTTTAGTTCGTAGTACCCTAGTGTGTTACCCTAGTGTGTTACCCTActgtgtgccttcagaaagtattcataccccttgacttattacacatttcagttgttacaacctgaattcaaaatggattaaatagattgtttttcctcacccatctatacacaataccccataatgacaaagttaaatatgtttttcgaaattttagctaatttattgaaaatgaaatacagaaatctctcatttagaagtattcacaccccagagtcaatactttgtagaagcacattttGTGGCGATTATAGCTTTGAATCTTgcgtatgtctgtatcagctttgcacatctgtatttggagattttctcccattcttccttgcatattttctcaagctctgttaagttagatggggagcgcggtgaacagcaatcttcatgTCTTTcaacagattttcaatgggattcaagtctgggctttagctgggccactcaaggactttcacattcttgttctgaagccattccagcattgctttggctgtatgcttattGTCATTGTTCTGTTAGAACGTAAATCTTAGCCCCAGTCTGTCGttagcactctgaagcaggttctcatcaaggatctgCCTGTATTTGGCTTCATTCATTGTTCCTTCTATccataccagtctcccagtcccgctgaaaagcatccccatagcatgatgctgccaacaccatgcttcacggtagggatggtgttcgaCGGGTGAttagctgtgcctggttttctccagacagcgctttgcattcaggcaaaatagttcaatttttgtctcatcagaccaacaGAATCTTTTTCCTTATGATTCCcgagtctttcacgtgcctttttgcaaacttcaggcatgctgtcatgtgcctttttctcaggagtggcttccgtctggcctctctcccataaagcccagattggtgaagagCTGTAGAGACTTTCTACATTTCCCACTGATgaagaccactgtgctcttggaaactttcaacactctagaaattgttttatacccttcctcagatatatgcctcatcacaattctatctcggagctctacggacagttcctcagacatcatggtatagtttctgctctgacatgcactgtcaaccctgggaccttatatagacaggtgtgtttctttctaaatcatgtccaaacaattgcattggccacaggtggactccaatcaagttgtagtgacgtctcaaggatgatcaaaggtaattggatgcacctgagctcaattttgagtgtcatagcaaaggggtgtgaatacttatttaaatgagatatttttgtatttcattttcaatacatcaaaaataaaataaaacatgttttcactttgtcaacaatggggtactgtgtgtagatgggtgaggaaaacaTCATTTCAATCCatattgaattcaggctgtaacacaacaaaatgtgaaataagtcaaggggtatgaatactttctgaaggcactgtaaatgtttTCCAATCATATACTTGTATATTTGGTCTTAGTACTAGAGACGGTTACTCTTTAGAGAAATAGCAGAAGTGAATGTGAGGTGGGAGGTATTGGTCTGGGtgtggctggatggatggagctATTGTACACCACATTTTCATTTCCCAAAAGGGTGGAGTTGACCTGTGTGGCAAGAAGGCAGGAAAACCTCCTCTCAACACCAGCACACAAAAAGAATCTGGCAAAACTCACTCTCACAAACAGTTATGGCCCTATTAAAAGTATTGATATTATTTTACTAGTGTCATCTTCTTGTATCTTTAAAGAAataatccttagttgctacatccatttttggacatataaattaatgatatatatccattgattcttgaagaatataacttataaatgcctcatgagcttagttcaactgtcgtaccccatcagaacccaaaatataagtgtgttttactccaatgtttgtaaacaacctagatgtaaacaaacactgtatagcctcaaaacatgattaaaactataatgttgatagcATGGCTGGtaagtccttgcatccatagctctgtctatgaagtTGAgactggttacatttctccagcccaatCCCTTAGCTTTTCAGCAAAACAAGGCCTGGGAGAAcaatttgttattgtttcaattaattATTCTAGCTTTAAGGATTACTTTTAAATGTGCAAAATTACAATTTGGAAAGAGTGTTTAAAACAAAAGGCTGTTAACCATTGCAGCACAATTACTTGTCATATTTATGGTATCCTACGTCTGTCATGCGAGAACAGTcacacacatcatacacacacacacacagacaggattTACCAGCAAGTGATTTGTATGATAGATGGTGAAATGTTAAAcatgtacattaccagtcaaaagtttggacacacctactcattcaagggtttttctttatttttacattgtagaataatagtgaagacatcaactatgaaatagcacatatggaattatgtagtaaccaaaaaattgttcaacaaatcaaaatatatttgagattcttcaaatagccaccctttgccttgatgacagctttgcacactcttggcattctttcaaccagcttcatgaggtggtcacctggaatgcatttcaattaacaggtgtgccttcttaaaagttaatttgtggaatttatttcctccttaatgcgtttgagccaatcagtcgtattatgacaaggtaggggggtatacagaagatagccctatttggtaaaagaccaaatccatactatggcaagaacagttcaactaagcaaagagaaacgacagtccatcattactttaagacatgaaggtcagtcaatacagaacatttcaagaaccttgaaagtttcttcaagtgcagccgcaaaaactatcaag
Proteins encoded in this window:
- the LOC121557747 gene encoding transcription factor jun-B-like yields the protein MSTIMEQPFYHDDSFLSAYGHSGAALHDYKLLKQNMNLNFAENYRNQSLKAQLRSESEFYPTGSASEVGSLKLASPELERLIIQNSNGVITTTPTPGQYFYSRGITEEQEGFADGFVKALDDLHKMNQMPPPNVSIGTGGVSTCTVASTVFGSSMQPEHLEYTTLNSCGPHTTLTPATSSYPSTTISYLPHHHYQHQHHQAAAHPSHHFQHSLAGAGLHAQRYSGLKEEPQTVPDMQSSDDESLRGMSPIDMENQERIKAERKRLRNRLAATKCRKRKLERISRLEDKVKVLKTDNAGLSSTASVLREQVAQLKQKVMTHVSSGCQLMLTSKIKSF